From the Pseudomonadota bacterium genome, the window CGAAGAGACGCAGGCGAGCGAACGGCGTCTGAGTGAGCGAGCCGTAGCGAAACAGGCATCCCCGTCCCGGCGACGGGCCCCGAAGCCATGCTTATTTTTCAAACAAACTCGATCTCCCCAGCAGCTCCCAGCTTGTCCCCGATCGCGATTATTATACCCTTCACGCGCTCGTGGCCCATCGCCTCCTCGATCACGCGCGCCACGTCGGCCTCTGTCTGGACCTTGTTGCAGAAGGCGGTGGCGGCCGCGTCGGCGTCAACTGCGCTTGAGCCCACGACGCAGACCGCGTCAGCCTTTCCGAACGAGAGCGAGTGGCCATGCGTGGCACTTGAGGTGGCTATGCCGATCGCGGCCCCCCTCGGGTCGACCCTGAACTTCACCTTGCCCGTGAACTGCGATTCCCCGCCTGCGTAGAGCGAGACCGTGATAGGCCCATGCGTCCTCGCGTATATGTCGCCGCCGTTCTCGACTATCACGTCGCCTGCGATCCGCTCGCCCACCGACTCAGCCACGGCGCCGGCCAC encodes:
- a CDS encoding UPF0280 family protein, producing the protein MRWALQSYALFESGGAVYEERTYREWVMPEGLVRSDIRLQESDLCLLARPGEGARALDLLREARETLGRYIVRDGRFRVTLAPHEPLPGAPLIARRMARAAAIFGVGPMAAVAGAVAESVGERIAGDVIVENGGDIYARTHGPITVSLYAGGESQFTGKVKFRVDPRGAAIGIATSSATHGHSLSFGKADAVCVVGSSAVDADAAATAFCNKVQTEADVARVIEEAMGHERVKGIIIAIGDKLGAAGEIEFV